Proteins found in one Gordonia sp. PDNC005 genomic segment:
- the asnB gene encoding asparagine synthase (glutamine-hydrolyzing), with the protein MCGLLGMLTSDGTAGPDADLIASAAHCMRHRGPDEPGTWHDDDIVLGFNRLSIIDIEHSHQPLRWGPPENTERYALVFNGEIYNYLEIREELTNEFGTQFRTEGDGESIVAGFHHWGPDVVRKLRGMFAFAVWDTEKRELFLARDQFGIKPLFLATSSRGTAFGSEKKSLLEILERLDLDSELDDRAIEHYTVLQYVPEPESLHRNITRLESGCYATLRPGVAPEVTRYFVPKFPVRPFAAGGEQKRYDEIADVLRDSVAKHMRADVTVGSFLSGGIDSTAIAALAIQHNPDLITFTTGFERDGYSEVDVAAESAEAIGARHIVKVVSPREFVDALPKIIWYLDDPVADPALVPLYFVAAEARKHVKVVLSGEGADELFGGYTIYKEPLSLKSFDKLSPGLRRLAGKVSDRIPEGTRGKSLLHRGSLSLEERYYGNARSFDDARLRAVLRTFREDWMHQDVTAPIYKMSEGMDPVTRMQHLDLFTWLRGDILVKADKINMAHSLELRVPFLDKEVFAIAEQLPFEEKISHDTTKYALRKALEQIVPPHVLHRRKLGFPVPLRHWLAGTEMYDWARELISTSDTDHIFDKKFVMQMLEEHRRGEVDNSRRVWTVLCFMLWYGIFVDKTIDPQIEDHDYPVRL; encoded by the coding sequence GTGTGCGGCTTGCTCGGAATGCTCACCAGCGACGGCACCGCGGGGCCGGACGCCGACCTGATCGCGTCCGCGGCGCATTGCATGCGCCACCGCGGTCCCGACGAGCCCGGCACCTGGCACGACGACGACATCGTCCTCGGCTTCAACCGTCTGTCGATCATCGACATCGAGCACTCTCACCAGCCGCTGCGCTGGGGACCGCCGGAGAACACCGAGCGGTACGCTCTGGTGTTCAACGGGGAGATCTACAACTACCTCGAGATCCGCGAGGAGCTGACCAACGAGTTCGGGACGCAGTTCCGGACCGAGGGCGACGGCGAGTCGATCGTCGCCGGGTTCCACCACTGGGGTCCCGACGTGGTTCGCAAGCTGCGCGGAATGTTCGCCTTCGCCGTCTGGGACACCGAGAAGCGCGAACTGTTCCTCGCCCGCGACCAGTTCGGCATCAAGCCGCTGTTCCTTGCCACGAGCAGCCGTGGCACCGCGTTCGGCAGCGAGAAGAAGAGCCTGCTGGAGATCCTCGAGCGCCTCGATCTGGACTCCGAGCTCGACGATCGCGCCATCGAGCACTACACCGTCCTCCAGTACGTTCCCGAGCCCGAGTCCCTGCATCGGAACATCACTCGCCTCGAATCCGGCTGCTACGCCACGCTTCGTCCCGGCGTCGCACCCGAGGTGACCCGCTACTTCGTGCCGAAGTTCCCCGTCCGCCCATTCGCGGCCGGTGGTGAACAGAAGCGCTACGACGAGATCGCCGACGTGCTGCGCGACTCCGTCGCCAAGCACATGAGGGCCGACGTCACCGTCGGATCATTCCTCTCCGGCGGCATCGACTCGACCGCTATCGCGGCGCTCGCGATCCAGCACAACCCCGACCTCATCACCTTCACCACCGGCTTCGAGCGTGACGGCTACTCCGAAGTGGACGTCGCTGCCGAGTCGGCCGAGGCCATCGGCGCGCGCCACATCGTCAAGGTCGTCTCACCGCGGGAGTTCGTCGACGCTCTCCCGAAGATCATCTGGTACCTCGACGACCCGGTCGCCGACCCGGCACTGGTTCCCCTGTACTTCGTCGCAGCCGAGGCCCGCAAGCATGTGAAGGTGGTCCTGTCGGGCGAGGGCGCCGACGAACTCTTCGGCGGTTACACGATCTACAAGGAGCCGCTGTCGCTCAAGTCGTTCGACAAGCTCTCCCCCGGCCTGCGTCGTCTCGCAGGCAAGGTTTCCGATCGCATCCCCGAAGGCACACGCGGCAAGAGCCTGCTCCATCGCGGTTCGCTCAGCCTTGAGGAGCGCTATTACGGAAACGCCCGCAGCTTCGACGACGCGCGCCTGCGAGCCGTTCTTCGGACCTTCCGTGAGGATTGGATGCACCAGGACGTGACCGCGCCCATCTACAAGATGAGCGAGGGCATGGACCCCGTCACCCGCATGCAGCACCTGGACCTGTTCACATGGCTGCGCGGCGACATCCTCGTCAAGGCCGACAAGATCAACATGGCGCATTCCCTCGAACTGCGCGTGCCGTTCCTCGACAAGGAGGTGTTCGCGATCGCCGAGCAACTCCCCTTCGAGGAGAAGATCAGCCACGACACCACCAAGTACGCGCTGCGCAAGGCCCTCGAGCAGATCGTGCCCCCGCACGTCCTGCACCGCCGCAAACTCGGCTTCCCGGTTCCGCTTCGCCACTGGCTGGCCGGCACCGAGATGTACGACTGGGCGCGCGAACTGATCTCGACGTCCGACACCGACCACATCTTCGACAAGAAGTTCGTGATGCAGATGCTCGAGGAGCACCGTCGCGGCGAGGTGGACAACAGCCGCCGCGTCTGGACCGTCCTCTGCTTCATGCTCTGGTACGGAATCTTCGTCGACAAGACGATCGACCCGCAGATCGAGGATCACGACTACCCGGTTCGTCTGTAG
- a CDS encoding carbohydrate kinase family protein: MFTAVCGSLATDHLMKFPGKFSDQLVADQLEHISLSFLVEDLVLHRGGVGGNIAYALGVLGNRPLLVGAAGADFDDYENWLTDHGVDCRGVRRSTTKHTARFMCTTDETMAQLATFYAGAMTEAGDIDLLDVVAGGERPDIVLIGADDPAAMVRHTNACREAGLAFAADPSQQLARLDGDTARALINGAAYLFTNEYEWGLLKQKTGLTDGDIAEMVGVRVTTLGSKGVDIIDTDGSLTHVGVVPVNEQVDPTGVGDGFRAGFLTGLGKDLGFERSAQLGAMVATLVLESDSTQGWTWDVDAAHARLSGAYGQESADAIRAALA; encoded by the coding sequence ATGTTCACAGCCGTCTGCGGGTCGCTTGCGACCGATCATCTGATGAAGTTCCCGGGCAAGTTCTCCGACCAGTTGGTCGCCGATCAGCTCGAACACATCTCACTCAGCTTCCTCGTCGAGGATCTCGTCTTGCATCGCGGAGGAGTCGGCGGAAACATCGCGTACGCACTCGGCGTGCTCGGTAACCGACCCCTGTTGGTGGGTGCCGCCGGCGCCGACTTCGACGACTACGAGAACTGGCTTACCGACCACGGCGTCGACTGCCGTGGCGTGCGCCGTTCGACAACCAAGCACACCGCACGATTCATGTGCACCACCGATGAGACGATGGCACAGCTCGCGACGTTCTACGCGGGTGCGATGACAGAGGCGGGCGACATCGACCTGCTCGATGTCGTCGCGGGCGGGGAACGTCCGGACATCGTGCTCATCGGCGCCGACGACCCGGCCGCCATGGTCAGGCACACGAACGCCTGCCGTGAGGCGGGCCTGGCGTTCGCCGCGGATCCGTCTCAGCAGCTCGCCCGACTCGACGGCGACACGGCTCGCGCTCTCATCAATGGTGCGGCCTACCTGTTCACGAATGAGTACGAGTGGGGCCTGCTCAAGCAGAAGACCGGCCTGACCGACGGCGACATCGCCGAGATGGTCGGTGTTCGCGTCACCACGCTCGGTTCCAAGGGCGTCGACATCATCGACACGGACGGCTCATTGACGCACGTCGGCGTCGTTCCGGTGAACGAGCAGGTCGATCCGACAGGCGTCGGCGACGGCTTCCGCGCAGGGTTCCTGACCGGCCTCGGCAAGGACCTCGGTTTTGAGCGCTCCGCACAGCTCGGCGCAATGGTCGCGACCCTCGTCCTGGAGTCGGACTCGACTCAGGGCTGGACGTGGGACGTCGACGCGGCCCACGCCCGCCTGTCAGGTGCCTACGGCCAGGAATCGGCCGACGCCATCCGCGCCGCGCTGGCCTAG
- a CDS encoding iron-sulfur cluster assembly accessory protein has translation MTVQNETTDTGVLLSDSAAAKAKALLDQEGRDDLALRIAVQPGGCAGLRYQLFFDDRTLDGDLVQDFGGVKLAVDRMSAPYVQGATIDFVDSIEKQGFTIDNPNATGSCACGDSFN, from the coding sequence ATGACCGTTCAGAATGAAACCACCGACACAGGTGTCCTGCTCAGCGACAGCGCTGCAGCCAAGGCGAAGGCCCTGCTCGATCAGGAGGGCCGCGACGACCTCGCGCTGCGCATCGCCGTGCAGCCGGGCGGTTGTGCGGGCTTGCGTTACCAGCTGTTCTTCGACGACCGGACGCTCGACGGCGACCTGGTCCAGGACTTCGGCGGCGTGAAGCTGGCCGTCGATCGGATGAGCGCGCCGTACGTTCAGGGTGCGACGATCGATTTCGTCGACAGCATCGAGAAGCAGGGCTTCACGATCGACAACCCGAACGCGACCGGCAGCTGCGCCTGCGGCGACTCGTTCAACTGA
- a CDS encoding glycerate kinase, translating into MTPTTVNRTTLRVVIAPDEFGGTLSAVDAAEAIAQGWSVSRPGDRVRLLPQSDGGPGFIAVLQAAGVVSVRFLRVPGPLGRPVDAAVGHGPDGTVYLEAAQACGLHLLGRAPDPSSACAASTAGVGTMLAAAVSSGATRIVVGLGGSATTDGGKGAVDALGGIDVARAQLSGIDLVVASDVDNPLLGAAGAAAVFGPQKGADPTTVTFLETRLTDWAATLGDAVADLPGAGAAGGLGAALLALGGHRRSGADVVAEATGRRRQIAAADVIVTGEGRYDEQTARGKVIAALAAEASGTPLIVLAGQVRGTPDIAGVTAVRSVAAHAGSVERALQRPRETLMGLAADVASTVDTIEGVMRE; encoded by the coding sequence ATGACACCGACGACCGTGAACCGGACGACGCTTCGTGTTGTCATCGCGCCGGACGAGTTCGGCGGCACTCTCTCGGCCGTCGATGCTGCCGAGGCGATTGCGCAGGGATGGTCGGTCTCGCGTCCCGGCGATCGCGTGAGGCTCCTCCCGCAGTCGGACGGTGGGCCCGGGTTCATCGCCGTACTGCAGGCAGCGGGTGTGGTCTCGGTCCGATTTCTGCGGGTCCCGGGACCGCTCGGACGGCCGGTCGACGCCGCCGTGGGCCACGGCCCCGACGGGACGGTGTACCTGGAAGCGGCGCAGGCGTGCGGACTCCACCTGCTCGGCCGTGCGCCCGATCCGTCGTCGGCGTGTGCAGCGTCCACGGCGGGAGTCGGGACGATGCTCGCAGCCGCTGTCTCATCGGGCGCGACGAGGATCGTCGTCGGGTTGGGCGGAAGTGCCACGACTGACGGCGGGAAGGGCGCCGTCGACGCACTCGGCGGAATCGACGTCGCTAGAGCTCAACTGAGCGGAATCGACCTGGTTGTGGCCTCGGACGTTGACAATCCGCTGTTGGGAGCCGCCGGTGCGGCGGCCGTGTTCGGTCCGCAGAAGGGCGCGGATCCGACGACGGTGACGTTCCTCGAGACGCGTCTGACTGATTGGGCGGCGACACTCGGCGACGCAGTGGCCGACCTGCCTGGAGCAGGTGCCGCGGGAGGCCTCGGCGCCGCGCTGCTGGCGCTCGGGGGACATCGGAGGTCGGGAGCCGACGTGGTCGCCGAAGCCACGGGCCGCCGCAGGCAGATCGCCGCCGCGGACGTGATCGTCACCGGCGAGGGGCGATACGACGAGCAGACCGCTCGAGGGAAGGTGATCGCCGCACTCGCCGCAGAGGCGAGCGGCACACCGCTGATCGTCCTCGCCGGCCAGGTCCGCGGGACGCCGGACATCGCCGGAGTGACTGCGGTCAGGTCTGTGGCCGCGCACGCGGGATCAGTGGAAAGGGCCCTGCAGCGTCCGCGTGAGACGTTGATGGGGCTGGCCGCCGACGTTGCGAGCACGGTGGACACAATTGAGGGCGTGATGCGGGAATAG
- a CDS encoding DUF3043 domain-containing protein, whose translation MKLPWKPAATSTDDTADDAASSSAAPAPAETPAKAGPTPGKGRPTPKRRDSEKRRGPVAAPPTTRAEARERKKALKRTMSKDERKALSAERKQVRIDQREKMMSGDEKYLMARDKGPVRKMVRDIVDARRNFAGLFMPFAVLLIVAIMVPKLAVIANLLLLVFVVFMAIDSMFLGRMVNKRVRERYPDTQEKPFRLGWYAFTRAMQLRVMRAPKPQTKPGDKV comes from the coding sequence GTGAAGTTGCCCTGGAAGCCCGCTGCGACGAGCACCGACGACACCGCAGACGACGCGGCGTCGTCCTCCGCCGCGCCCGCCCCCGCAGAGACCCCGGCCAAGGCCGGACCTACGCCCGGCAAGGGCCGTCCGACGCCGAAACGACGCGACTCCGAGAAGCGTCGCGGCCCCGTCGCGGCCCCTCCGACGACGCGCGCCGAGGCTCGTGAGCGCAAGAAGGCGCTCAAGAGGACGATGAGCAAGGACGAGCGCAAGGCACTGTCGGCCGAGCGCAAGCAGGTGCGCATCGATCAGCGCGAGAAGATGATGTCGGGTGACGAGAAGTACCTGATGGCCCGCGACAAGGGCCCGGTCCGCAAGATGGTCCGCGACATCGTCGACGCACGACGCAACTTCGCGGGCCTGTTCATGCCGTTCGCGGTGCTGCTCATCGTCGCGATCATGGTGCCCAAGCTCGCGGTGATCGCGAACCTGCTGCTCCTCGTGTTCGTCGTGTTCATGGCGATCGACTCGATGTTCCTCGGCCGCATGGTCAACAAGCGGGTCCGCGAACGCTACCCGGACACGCAGGAGAAGCCCTTCCGCCTCGGTTGGTACGCCTTCACCCGCGCGATGCAGCTCCGAGTGATGCGTGCACCGAAGCCGCAGACCAAGCCCGGCGACAAGGTCTGA
- the cobT gene encoding nicotinate-nucleotide--dimethylbenzimidazole phosphoribosyltransferase, whose amino-acid sequence MRYLVLGGTRSGKSAHAENLLAEANRPRYLATGAVDVDEAWDVRVDAHRARRGDHFLTVETHDPAAEMRLDPESPVLIDDLGSWVTTLLDTANAWDDPAATITAAVDDLCSAIVDHGADVVVVSPEVGMSVVAPTPVGRRFADEIGSVNSRVAQVCETVHLVVAGRVLELPARSVPLTAEPAPVDAETPRSAVEAPLVPVPVAPFPETISPSTSFVGAAMPDGIDAEVFPAVDPPSPEVADAARARHLTLTKPPGALGLLEDLGVWISACQDQCPPHRLTSPAVAVFAGDHGVAEDGVSAFPPEVTAQMVANIAAGGAAVNVLARRAGAKVHVFDMSVKADVPDGDAAASAYKVRNGSGDLRTGDAMTIAEARKSLAAGRAIADRLVDSGADLLIAGDMGIGNTTPAAVLIGTIADREPVVVVGRGTGINDATWIRKTAAIRDGMRYGRRFRNEPLALLAAVGGPDLAAMTGFYAQAALRRTPVLIDGVVTSAAALVAEQLAPGASAWWRAGHRSTEPAHGFALASLGLEPIVDMSMRLGEGTGALTALPIVASAVDVLIDMATFADAGVSDGG is encoded by the coding sequence ATGCGGTATCTCGTCCTGGGCGGAACCCGTTCGGGCAAGTCCGCGCATGCCGAGAACCTCCTCGCGGAAGCTAATCGGCCTCGGTACCTGGCGACCGGCGCGGTCGACGTAGATGAAGCGTGGGATGTCCGCGTGGACGCGCACCGGGCGCGACGCGGAGATCACTTCCTGACTGTCGAGACTCACGATCCGGCGGCCGAGATGCGGCTCGATCCCGAATCACCGGTCCTGATCGACGATCTCGGCTCCTGGGTGACGACACTGCTCGACACCGCGAACGCCTGGGACGATCCGGCCGCCACCATCACCGCTGCCGTCGACGATCTGTGCTCGGCGATCGTCGACCACGGAGCGGATGTGGTCGTTGTGAGCCCCGAAGTCGGGATGTCCGTCGTCGCACCCACCCCTGTCGGTCGCCGGTTCGCCGACGAGATCGGCTCGGTGAACAGCCGTGTCGCGCAGGTCTGCGAGACCGTGCATCTCGTCGTCGCGGGTCGAGTCCTCGAGTTGCCCGCTCGGAGCGTTCCGTTGACGGCAGAGCCCGCGCCGGTCGACGCCGAGACTCCCCGCAGCGCTGTCGAGGCGCCGCTGGTCCCCGTACCCGTCGCCCCCTTTCCCGAGACGATCTCCCCGTCAACGTCGTTCGTCGGCGCCGCTATGCCCGACGGCATCGACGCCGAAGTGTTCCCAGCCGTCGATCCCCCCTCCCCGGAGGTCGCGGACGCGGCGCGCGCCCGTCACCTGACCCTCACCAAGCCCCCGGGCGCGCTCGGGCTGCTCGAGGATCTCGGCGTCTGGATCTCCGCGTGCCAGGACCAGTGTCCGCCGCATCGGCTCACCTCACCCGCGGTGGCCGTGTTCGCCGGAGACCACGGAGTGGCGGAGGACGGCGTGTCGGCCTTCCCGCCCGAGGTGACGGCACAGATGGTCGCGAACATCGCCGCGGGCGGTGCAGCAGTCAATGTCCTCGCGCGTCGTGCCGGTGCGAAAGTGCACGTGTTCGACATGTCGGTGAAGGCAGACGTCCCCGACGGCGATGCCGCGGCAAGCGCGTACAAGGTCCGCAACGGCAGCGGAGACCTCCGCACCGGGGACGCCATGACAATCGCCGAGGCGCGGAAGTCCCTCGCCGCCGGACGCGCGATCGCCGACCGCCTCGTCGACTCCGGTGCTGACCTTCTCATAGCGGGCGACATGGGCATCGGGAACACCACCCCGGCAGCCGTGCTGATCGGCACCATCGCCGATCGCGAGCCTGTTGTCGTCGTTGGACGCGGTACCGGCATCAACGACGCCACCTGGATCCGCAAGACCGCCGCCATTCGCGACGGCATGAGATACGGCCGCCGATTCCGCAATGAGCCGTTGGCACTGCTCGCCGCTGTCGGCGGACCCGACCTGGCAGCCATGACCGGCTTCTACGCCCAGGCCGCCCTTCGTCGGACGCCGGTCCTCATCGACGGTGTGGTGACCTCCGCCGCGGCCCTCGTCGCTGAACAGCTCGCGCCCGGCGCATCGGCCTGGTGGCGAGCCGGTCACCGCTCGACCGAACCGGCCCACGGGTTTGCTCTGGCCAGCCTCGGGCTCGAACCGATCGTCGACATGTCGATGCGTCTCGGCGAAGGCACCGGCGCGCTGACCGCACTCCCGATCGTCGCTTCGGCTGTCGACGTGCTGATCGACATGGCGACATTCGCCGACGCCGGCGTCAGCGATGGCGGTTAA
- a CDS encoding adenosylcobinamide-GDP ribazoletransferase, whose product MAVNPATALQVAVTWLTVAPLPQPRAEMDRRTGGAAIAAVPVVGALLGAMATAVAFGLSYTRLPDLVIGLLVVSVLALATRGMHLDGLADTADGLGCYGAPDRVREVMRSGDVGPFGAATLAVVLAVQAVAYATLTGDHGWAQIVFAVVLGRVAVVYACRHGLDAANADGFGALVAGTQRWSMFVWTVAALGAAWPLSVRAICAVPAAIVFTVAFTAHCRRRIGGVSGDVLGAVVELTTAVILVVLIL is encoded by the coding sequence ATGGCGGTTAATCCGGCCACAGCCCTGCAGGTGGCGGTCACGTGGCTGACCGTCGCACCACTGCCCCAGCCGCGGGCCGAGATGGATCGGCGAACGGGTGGTGCGGCGATCGCCGCAGTCCCAGTGGTCGGCGCCCTCCTCGGCGCGATGGCCACGGCTGTTGCCTTCGGGCTGTCGTACACCAGACTGCCCGATCTCGTCATCGGTCTGCTCGTCGTGAGTGTGCTTGCGCTCGCGACACGGGGCATGCATCTCGACGGGCTCGCCGACACCGCTGACGGCCTCGGCTGCTACGGCGCCCCCGACAGGGTGCGCGAGGTGATGCGCAGCGGCGATGTCGGCCCGTTCGGCGCCGCCACTCTGGCCGTGGTCCTCGCAGTCCAAGCGGTCGCGTACGCGACCCTGACCGGTGACCACGGATGGGCGCAGATCGTCTTCGCAGTAGTCCTCGGCCGAGTCGCCGTCGTCTATGCGTGCCGTCATGGACTGGATGCGGCGAACGCCGACGGCTTCGGCGCCCTCGTCGCCGGGACTCAACGATGGTCGATGTTCGTCTGGACCGTGGCGGCTCTCGGCGCGGCGTGGCCACTCAGTGTCCGCGCGATCTGCGCGGTACCCGCAGCCATCGTGTTCACAGTCGCCTTCACGGCACACTGCCGCCGCCGAATCGGCGGCGTCAGCGGCGACGTGCTCGGTGCCGTCGTGGAACTCACAACGGCAGTGATCCTGGTGGTTCTCATCCTCTGA